One region of Populus trichocarpa isolate Nisqually-1 chromosome 4, P.trichocarpa_v4.1, whole genome shotgun sequence genomic DNA includes:
- the LOC7494584 gene encoding uncharacterized protein LOC7494584 isoform X2 — translation MSFHLARFILQFGISSRTASINSSSGYYHLLFNPNKRKFTATAIPTAQKSSKEELLVVVGGGAAGVYGAIRAKTLAPNLDVLVVEKGNPLSKVKISGGGRCNVTNGHCSDIKILAEQYPRGHREFKGSFFDMHGPADTMSWFTDHGVALKIEEDGRVFPTSNSSSSVIDCLLSEAKHRGVSLQNRKVVSSASVEAGGKFLLKLEKRTVSFVENVKADYLLIASGSSQQGHSLAAQLGHSIVDPVPSLFTFKIADSGLAELSGVTFPKVEVKLKLENILRNTPHLTQVGPMLVTHWGLSGPVILRLSAWGARDLFSSGYKGTLIVDFVPDLHIEDMKSILNRHKHKYAKQKALNSWPLGFSLTKRFWKYIVDREGLIGDALWASISNNSIVSIAHLLKHCAFEITGKGQYKDEFVTAGGVPLSEVLNVDGVTGGFNFQNAWSGGYIAGTSIGELAAEATLEEGIL, via the exons ATGAGCTTCCATTTAGCGCGTTTCATTCTCCAATTTGGAATATCTTCAAGAACTGCTAGTATTAACTCCAGTAGTGGTTATTACCATCTCCTTTTCAATCCCAACAAACGCAAATTTACTGCAACTGCCATTCCTACAGCCCAAAAG TCAAGTAAAGAAGAGCTATTGGTAGTTGTTGGAGGTGGAGCAGCTGGAGTGTATGGAGCTATTAGAGCCAAGACTCTGGCTCCTAATCTTGATGTCCTTGTTGTAGAGAAAGGAAATCCTTTATCTAAg GTGAAAATATCAGGGGGAGGCAGATGCAACGTGACAAATGGGCATTGTTCTGACATTAAG ATTTTAGCGGAACAATATCCCAGGGGTCACAGAGAATTCAAAGGTTCTTTCTTTGACATGCATGGCCCAGCAGATACAATGTCCTGGTTTACTGATCATGGGGTGGCTTTAAAG ATTGAGGAGGATGGAAGAGTGTTTCCCACCAGCAACAGCTCGTCTTCAGTAATTGATTGTCTTCTGTCTGAAGCCAAACATAGAggag TTTCATTGCAGAATAGAAAAGTTGTATCAAGTGCATCTGTTGAAGCTGGTGGAAAGTTTCTTTTGAAGCTTGAGAAACGTACAGTCAGTTTCGTTGAAAATGTCAAAGCTGATTATCTATTGATTGCCAGTGGGAGTAGCCAGCAG GGTCATAGTCTTGCAGCTCAGCTTGGTCATTCAATTGTAGATCCAGTACCGAGCTTATTCACTTTTAAGATTGCAGATTCAGGACTAGCAGAATTATCAGGG GTTACATTTCCGAAGGTTGAAGTGAAGCTGAAATTAGAAAACATTCTGAGGAACACACCACACCTTACACAG GTTGGACCCATGTTAGTGACACACTGGGGGCTCAGTGGGCCTGTGATTCTTCGTCTTTCTGCTTGGGGGGCACGTGATCTGTTCAGTTCAGGTTACAAAG GCACACTTATAGTGGATTTTGTTCCTGATTTGCATATAGAAGACATGAAGTCAATCCTTAATCGACACAAGCATAAATATGCA AAACAAAAGGCACTTAATTCATGGCCATTGGGGTTCAGCCTTACAAAGAGATTTTGGAAATATATTGTGGATCGAGAG GGTCTGATTGGAGATGCACTGTGGGCCTCCATATCAAACAATTCCATTGTTTCTATTGCTCATCTTTTAAAGCATTGTGCATTTGAAATAACAGGAAAG GGCCAGTATAAGGATGAATTTGTCACTGCTGGAGGTGTTCCTTTATCTgag gtGCTGAATGTTGATGGGGTAACTGGTGGTTTTAACTTCCAG AATGCATGGTCTGGTGGATATATTGCTGGTACAAGCATTGGTGAACTAGCAGCTGAAGCTACTTTGGAAGAGGGCATTCTTTGA
- the LOC7494584 gene encoding uncharacterized protein LOC7494584 isoform X1, whose translation MSFHLARFILQFGISSRTASINSSSGYYHLLFNPNKRKFTATAIPTAQKSSKEELLVVVGGGAAGVYGAIRAKTLAPNLDVLVVEKGNPLSKVKISGGGRCNVTNGHCSDIKILAEQYPRGHREFKGSFFDMHGPADTMSWFTDHGVALKIEEDGRVFPTSNSSSSVIDCLLSEAKHRGVSLQNRKVVSSASVEAGGKFLLKLEKRTVSFVENVKADYLLIASGSSQQGHSLAAQLGHSIVDPVPSLFTFKIADSGLAELSGVTFPKVEVKLKLENILRNTPHLTQVGPMLVTHWGLSGPVILRLSAWGARDLFSSGYKGTLIVDFVPDLHIEDMKSILNRHKHKYAKQKALNSWPLGFSLTKRFWKYIVDREGLIGDALWASISNNSIVSIAHLLKHCAFEITGKGQYKDEFVTAGGVPLSEISLNTMESKKCARLFFAGEVLNVDGVTGGFNFQNAWSGGYIAGTSIGELAAEATLEEGIL comes from the exons ATGAGCTTCCATTTAGCGCGTTTCATTCTCCAATTTGGAATATCTTCAAGAACTGCTAGTATTAACTCCAGTAGTGGTTATTACCATCTCCTTTTCAATCCCAACAAACGCAAATTTACTGCAACTGCCATTCCTACAGCCCAAAAG TCAAGTAAAGAAGAGCTATTGGTAGTTGTTGGAGGTGGAGCAGCTGGAGTGTATGGAGCTATTAGAGCCAAGACTCTGGCTCCTAATCTTGATGTCCTTGTTGTAGAGAAAGGAAATCCTTTATCTAAg GTGAAAATATCAGGGGGAGGCAGATGCAACGTGACAAATGGGCATTGTTCTGACATTAAG ATTTTAGCGGAACAATATCCCAGGGGTCACAGAGAATTCAAAGGTTCTTTCTTTGACATGCATGGCCCAGCAGATACAATGTCCTGGTTTACTGATCATGGGGTGGCTTTAAAG ATTGAGGAGGATGGAAGAGTGTTTCCCACCAGCAACAGCTCGTCTTCAGTAATTGATTGTCTTCTGTCTGAAGCCAAACATAGAggag TTTCATTGCAGAATAGAAAAGTTGTATCAAGTGCATCTGTTGAAGCTGGTGGAAAGTTTCTTTTGAAGCTTGAGAAACGTACAGTCAGTTTCGTTGAAAATGTCAAAGCTGATTATCTATTGATTGCCAGTGGGAGTAGCCAGCAG GGTCATAGTCTTGCAGCTCAGCTTGGTCATTCAATTGTAGATCCAGTACCGAGCTTATTCACTTTTAAGATTGCAGATTCAGGACTAGCAGAATTATCAGGG GTTACATTTCCGAAGGTTGAAGTGAAGCTGAAATTAGAAAACATTCTGAGGAACACACCACACCTTACACAG GTTGGACCCATGTTAGTGACACACTGGGGGCTCAGTGGGCCTGTGATTCTTCGTCTTTCTGCTTGGGGGGCACGTGATCTGTTCAGTTCAGGTTACAAAG GCACACTTATAGTGGATTTTGTTCCTGATTTGCATATAGAAGACATGAAGTCAATCCTTAATCGACACAAGCATAAATATGCA AAACAAAAGGCACTTAATTCATGGCCATTGGGGTTCAGCCTTACAAAGAGATTTTGGAAATATATTGTGGATCGAGAG GGTCTGATTGGAGATGCACTGTGGGCCTCCATATCAAACAATTCCATTGTTTCTATTGCTCATCTTTTAAAGCATTGTGCATTTGAAATAACAGGAAAG GGCCAGTATAAGGATGAATTTGTCACTGCTGGAGGTGTTCCTTTATCTgag ATCTCTTTGAACACAATGGAAAGCAAGAAATGTGCACGTCTTTTCTTTGCAGGAGAG gtGCTGAATGTTGATGGGGTAACTGGTGGTTTTAACTTCCAG AATGCATGGTCTGGTGGATATATTGCTGGTACAAGCATTGGTGAACTAGCAGCTGAAGCTACTTTGGAAGAGGGCATTCTTTGA